In the Chitinispirillales bacterium genome, CTCGTCGGACTGGGATTTTGACAAATTTCTGCATTTTTTATCGTATCCAAAAACGCCTGTTCCTGCATTTTCCTGCTCTTGCCGCAACTGCGACAAACGTTCTTCCGAGCAAAAACAGCGGTAAGCAAGCCCTTTTTCTAGTAATTCGCCGGCATATTTGTCGTATAAATCCAATCTCTGCGACTGAAAGTATGGACCGCATTCGCCGCCTGCGTTTGGACCTTCGTCCCAGTTCAATCCGAGCCAGTTCAGCGAGGTAAAAATTTCATTGAGAGCGTTTTCGTTGTATCGCGAACGGTCTGTGTCTTCAATTCTCAAAAGAAATTTCCCGCCGGTTTTTTTGGCGAAAAACCAATTGAATAAGGCGGTTCTTGCCCCGCCTACATGCAAGTATCCGGTCGGCGAAGGCGCAAATCTAACACGAATTTCGTTCATATTTCCTCTTATTTCGTATTATTTTTTCGTTGAAATAAAATTCGGCTTGTAAAATACTTTTTGCGCCGAAGCAATATAGGCGAGTCTGAAAGTTTGGCTGCCAAAAAGAAAATGAATTTTAACAACTTAAATTAAAATTGAAAATTTATACAAATTATTTTTTTAACGCCGTTTCTTGTTTGTTTACTCGTCAATATTGTATTTTTCTGCAGATTTTTTTCTATTTGGAGAGATATATGAGATTTGTCGGTATTTTTTCGGCTTTTGCAGTTCTACTTATTCCGGTATTAGCAAAGGCGAATAATCAGGCGCAAAACGAAAAGGAGATTACTATGAAAGACGGTTTATATGCGGTGATGCACACAAGCAAAGGCGATATTAAATTACGGCTGGAATTTGAAAAAACTCCGCTTACGGCCGCCAATTTTGTGGGGCTTGCGGAAGGGAAAATTCAGAATGTCGCGAAAGAAAAAGGCGATCCTTTCTATAACGGGGTAATTTTTCACAGGGTTATAGAGAATTTTATGATTCAGGGCGGCGATCCGACCGGAACGGGGCGTGGCGGACCGGGATATATGTTTCCCGATGAAATAAACGCAGATTTGAAGCATTCGAGCGCAGGAATTTTATCTATGGCAAATGCCGGTCCCGCAACCAACGGAAGTCAATTTTTTATTACGCATTCGCCACAGCCGCATTTGGACGGAAAACATACCGTTTTCGGCAAAGTTATTGAAGGAATGGACGTTGTAAATTCAATTAAACCGAACGATATGATTGATTCCATTACAATTTTGCGCATAGGCGAGAAAGCGCAGAAGTTCATTGCAAACCAGGAACATTTTGAAGCGCTTTTGAATAATTATGGAGACATGGAAAAACAGAGAAACGCCGAATCAAATAAAAAAATGATGTCTGAAATTAAAAACAAATATCCTAACATGATTGAAGCGAAAGAAGGTTATTACTATGTCGTGAAAAAAGAAGGCGAAGGAGATGAAACTCCTGAAAAAGGAAAGGATGTTTTGTCCCATTACACCGGAAGATTTCTTGACGGAAGCGTGTTTGACTCATCGCTAAAAAGAGGCGCTTTCAAATTCAATGTCGGAACGGGACAGGTTATCGCCGGTTGGGATTTTGCTTTTTTGAGTATGAAAAAAGGTGAAAAAAGAACTATTATCCTTCCACCCGATTTGGCGTACGGAGCGCGCGGCGCTGGCGGAATCATTCCTCCAAATTCCTGGCTTGTGTTTGACGTGGAATTACTTGATTTTTAAACATAAAAACAGACCGTTATTTTTTATGCTTAATTTATCTTGAATCAAGAGGATAAGGAAATTAAATAATGAAAAAAGAAACTAAATCAGAACTCATTGCCTTTATTGTTGCTATTATAATTGGGACACTTATTATGTATGTGCTTACAGCAATTTGTATTTATGACGATTTTTCAAATGGCCCTGATAATATTACATTTTTTCAAGCATTCTATAGCACCTTTTTTGTTCTATTAAAACCAAATGTTTTATTAGACACTTTATTAAAATTTGGAACTTTGATGCTTGTCCCACTTTTAACGTTTATCGTCATTAGACGGCGGCTTTCCAAATGAAAGAAACAAGACATGAAAAAAGAAACTAAATCAGAACTCATTGCCTTTTTTGTTGCTATTGTAGTTGAAACACTTATTTTTTATACTATCATAGCTATGTCTATTTATTATGATTCTTTAAATGACCATGACAATTTCACTTTTTTTTCTGTATTCTGTGGCACTTTTTTTATTCTGTTAAAACCGAGCATTTTGTTAGACACTCTATTAAAATTCGGAACGTTGATATTCGTTCCACTTTTAACGTTTATCGTCATTAGACGGCAGCTTTCTAAATGAAGGAATATTACCTTTAATTTCAGCATTAAAACCATCTTTTGATACAGAAAAATCCGTTGGTTTTA is a window encoding:
- the gltX gene encoding glutamate--tRNA ligase, whose product is MNEIRVRFAPSPTGYLHVGGARTALFNWFFAKKTGGKFLLRIEDTDRSRYNENALNEIFTSLNWLGLNWDEGPNAGGECGPYFQSQRLDLYDKYAGELLEKGLAYRCFCSEERLSQLRQEQENAGTGVFGYDKKCRNLSKSQSDERAKSEKFVIRLAIPQNRTISFVDAVRGEISFDTNTQDDFVLLKTDKFPTYHLANVVDDKLMKITNVLRGDEWITSTP
- a CDS encoding peptidylprolyl isomerase → MRFVGIFSAFAVLLIPVLAKANNQAQNEKEITMKDGLYAVMHTSKGDIKLRLEFEKTPLTAANFVGLAEGKIQNVAKEKGDPFYNGVIFHRVIENFMIQGGDPTGTGRGGPGYMFPDEINADLKHSSAGILSMANAGPATNGSQFFITHSPQPHLDGKHTVFGKVIEGMDVVNSIKPNDMIDSITILRIGEKAQKFIANQEHFEALLNNYGDMEKQRNAESNKKMMSEIKNKYPNMIEAKEGYYYVVKKEGEGDETPEKGKDVLSHYTGRFLDGSVFDSSLKRGAFKFNVGTGQVIAGWDFAFLSMKKGEKRTIILPPDLAYGARGAGGIIPPNSWLVFDVELLDF